One region of Nycticebus coucang isolate mNycCou1 chromosome 10, mNycCou1.pri, whole genome shotgun sequence genomic DNA includes:
- the RAB25 gene encoding ras-related protein Rab-25, with amino-acid sequence MGNRTEEDYNFVFKVVLIGESGVGKTNLLSRFTRNEFSHDSRTTIGVEFSTRTVMLGTAAIKAQIWDTAGLERYRAITSAYYRGAVGALLVFDLTKHQTYSVVERWLKELYDHAEATIVVMLVGNKSDLGQAREVPTDEARMFAENNGLLFLETSALDSTNVELAFETVLKEIFAKVSKQRQNSARSNAISLGSAQTGQEPGPGEKRACCISL; translated from the exons ATGGGGAATAGAACTGAAGAAGATTATAACTTTGTCTTCAAGG TGGTGCTGATTGGTGAATCAGGCGTGGGGAAGACCAACCTGTTGTCCCGATTCACGCGAAATGAGTTCAGCCACGACAGCCGTACCACCATCGGGGTGGAGTTCTCCACCCGCACTGTGATGCTGGGTACCGCTGCCATCAAGGCTCAGATCTGGGACACTGCTGGCCTGGAGCGATACCGAGCCATCACCTCAGC GTATTACCGTGGTGCGGTGGGGGCCCTCCTGGTGTTTGACCTAACCAAGCACCAGACCTATTCGGTGGTGGAGCGCTGGCTGAAGGAGCTCTATGACCATGCTGAAGCCACTATTGTCGTCATGCTTGTGGGTAACAAGAGCGACCTCGGCCAGGCTCGGGAGGTGCCCACTGACGAGGCCCGCATGTTCGCTG AAAACAATGGATTGCTCTTCCTGGAAACCTCAGCTTTGGACTCCACCAATGTTGAGCTGGCCTTTGAGACTGTCCTCAAAG AGATCTTTGCAAAGGTGTCCAAGCAGAGACAGAACAGCGCTCGAAGCAATGCCATCTCTTTGGGCAGTGCCCAGACTGGGCAGGAGCCTGGCCCTGGGGAGAAGAGGGCCTGTTGCATCAGCCTCTAA
- the MEX3A gene encoding RNA-binding protein MEX3A, which yields MPSLVVSGIMERNGGFGELGCFGGSAKDRGLLEDERALQLALDQLCLLGLGEPPAPTAGEDGGGGGGGAPAQPAAPPQPAPPPPPAAPPAAQTAAPAAQTPQPPTAPKGASDAKLCALYKEAELRLKGSSNTTECVPVPTSEHVAEIVGRQGCKIKALRAKTNTYIKTPVRGEEPVFMVTGRREDVATARREIISAAEHFSMIRASRNKSGAAFGVAPALPGQVTIRVRVPYRVVGLVVGPKGATIKRIQQQTNTYIITPSRDRDPVFEITGAPGNVERAREEIETHIAVRTGKILEYNNENDFLAGSPDAALDSRYSEAWRVHPPGCKPLSTFRQNSLGCIGECGVDSGFEAPRLGEQGGDFGYGGYLFPGYGVGKQDMYYGVAETSPPLWAGQENATPTSVLFSSTSSSSSSSAKARAGPPGAHRSPAASAGSELAGLPRRPPGEPLQGFSKLGGGGLRSPGGGRDCMVCFESEVTAALVPCGHNLFCMECAVRICERTDPECPVCHITATQAIRIFS from the exons ATGCCTAGTCTAGTGGTATCTGGAATAATGGAAAGAAATGGGGGCTTTGGAGAACTAGGATGTTTCGGGGGAAGCGCTAAGGACCGAGGGCTGCTGGAAGACGAGCGCGCCCTTCAGCTGGCTCTCGATCAACTCTGCCTCCTGGGTTTGGGGGAGCCCCCCGCCCCCACGGCGGGCGAGGacgggggaggtggggggggcgGCGCCCCCGCGCAGCCGGCCGCCCCCCCGCAGCcggccccgccgccgccgcccgcggcGCCCCCGGCAGCCCAGACGGCGGCCCCCGCGGCGCAGACGCCCCAGCCCCCCACCGCCCCCAAAGGGGCTAGCGACGCCAAGCTCTGCGCTCTGTACAAAGAGGCCGAGCTGCGCCTGAAGGGCAGCAGCAACACCACGGAGTGTGTACCCGTGCCCACCTCCGAGCACGTGGCCGAAATCGTGGGCAGGCAAG GCTGCAAGATTAAGGCTCTGAGGGCCAAGACCAACACATACATCAAGACACCAGTGCGGGGTGAGGAGCCAGTGTTCATGGTGACAGGGCGGCGGGAGGACGTGGCCACAGCCCGGCGGGAAATCATCTCAGCAGCTGAGCATTTCTCAATGATCCGCGCTTCACGAAACAAGTCAGGTGCTGCCTTTGGTGTGGCCCCTGCTTTGCCTGGTCAAGTGACCATCCGTGTGCGGGTTCCTTACCGAGTGGTGGGACTGGTGGTGGGCCCCAAAGGGGCAACCATCAAGCGCATCCAGCAGCAGACCAACACGTACATTATCACACCAAGCCGTGACCGTGACCCGGTGTTTGAGATCACAGGTGCCCCGGGCAACGTGGAGCGTGCGCGTGAGGAGATCGAGACGCACATCGCAGTGCGCACAGGCAAGATCCTCGAGTACAACAATGAAAATGACTTCTTGGCTGGGAGCCCCGACGCCGCACTTGACAGCCGCTACTCTGAGGCCTGGCGGGTGCACCCGCCGGGCTGCAAGCCCCTCTCCACCTTCCGGCAGAACAGCCTGGGCTGCATAGGCGAGTGCGGTGTGGACTCCGGCTTTGAGGCCCCACGTCTGGGAGAGCAGGGCGGGGATTTCGGCTATGGGGGGTACCTGTTTCCGGGCTACGGAGTGGGCAAGCAGGACATGTACTACGGCGTGGCCGAGACCAGCCCCCCGCTGTGGGCGGGCCAGGAGAACGCTACGCCCACCTCTGTGCTGttctcctccacttcctcctcctcctcctcttccgcCAAAGCCCGAGCAGGGCCTCCCGGCGCGCACCGCTCTCCTGCAGCTTCTGCGGGGTCAGAGCTGGCCGGACTCCCTAGGCGCCCGCCAGGAGAGCCGCTCCAGGGCTTCTCTAAACTTGGGGGCGGCGGCCTGCGCAGCCCCGGCGGCGGGCGGGATTGCATGGTGTGCTTTGAGAGCGAAGTTACTGCAGCCCTGGTGCCCTGTGGACACAACCTGTTCTGCATGGAGTGTGCAGTACGCATCTGTGAGAGGACGGACCCAGAGTGTCCCGTCTGCCACATCACAGCCACGCAAGCCATCCGAATATTCTCCTAA